The Actinotalea sp. JY-7876 sequence CCGCGGCCCGCTCGCTCGTCACGGCGCTCTCGCTCACGTGCACCCCGCTCGAGGTCCAGTTCTACGTCCTCGACTTCGGCGGCGGCACGTTCAGCCCGATGACGCGCCTCGCGCACGTCGCGGGCGTGGCGAGCCGCGCCGAGCCCGACGTCGTGCGGCGGATCATCGCCGAGATCGACGGCATCGTGGACGCGCGCGAGCTCTACTTCCGTCAGAACGGCATCGACTCGATCGAGACGTACCGGCAGCGCCGGGCCCAGGGCCTGGTCGACGACGGCTACGGCGACATCTTCCTCGTCGTCGACGGCTGGAGCACGATCCGGGCCGAGTTCGACGAGCTCGAGGCCGAGATCCAGACGCTCGCCGGGCGGGGCCTGACCTTCGGCCTGCACCTCGTGGCCACGGCCAACCGCTGGATGGACTTCCGCTCGCAGGTCAAGGACGTCTTCGGGACCCGGCTGGAGCTGCGCCTGGGCGACCCGATGGACTCGGACATCGACCGGCGCGTCGCGGTCAACGTGCCGAAGGACCGGCCGGGCCGAGGCATCACCACGACCAAGCACCACGTGCTGACCGCGCTGCCGCGGATCGACGGCGACGGCGACTCCGCCTCCCTCGGCGCCGGCGTCGACCAGATGATCGAGGCGGTCAACGCCGCGTGGCAGGGACCGGCGGGGCCCAAGCTGCGGCTGCTGCCCGAGATGGTCGAGCTCGAGCAGGTCCGCGAGATGGCGGCCCAGGGTCGCGGCGTGGACGACCGGCACATCCTCCTGGGCATCGACGAGGCCGCGCTCGCGCCGGTCGGGATCGACCCCCGCGAGGAGTCGCACCTGTACGCGTTCGGCGACGGCGGTGCCGGCAAGTCGGCCCTGCTGCGCGGCGTCGCGGTCGAGGTCCAGCGGCTCTACACCCCCGCGCAGGCCCAGATCTTCGCGATCGACTTCCGCCGCTCGCTGCTCGGTGAGATCCCGGACGAGTACCTGGCCGGCTACCTCACCACGCAGGACCAGGCCAAGGACGAGATCGCCGGCATCGCGGAGTACCTCAAGGGGCGCCTGCCCGGCCCGGACGTCACGCCCGAGCAGCTGCGCGCGCGGTCCTGGTGGTCCGGGGCCGAGGTCTTCGTGCTCGTCGACGACTACGACCTCGTGGCGACGTCGCAGGGCAACCCCCTGACCCCGCTGGTCCCGCTGCTGGCGCAGGCCGGCGACGTCGGCCTGCACCTCGTGCTGACCCGGCGCACGGGTGGTGCCGCGCGGTCGATGTACGAGCCCGTGCTGCAGTCCCTCAAGGACCTCGCGGCGCCCGGCATCGTCATGTCCGGCAGCCCGGACGAGGGGGCGCTCATCGGCGGCGCCAAGCCGGTGCCCGGCGTCGCGGGGCGTGCCCAGCTCATCACGCGGGACAACGGCCGCCAGGTGGTCCAGCTCTCGTTCACGCCCGCGACGCTCTGACCTCCGCACCGGTCCCCCGGGGCGGGAGCCGCGCGTTCCAAGATCGGCGCGCCGCGCGGCGGTCCGTCCCGGGGGCCCGCTAGCGTCGGCCCAGCGCCGCCCCCCGCGGCCCGAGGAGGACCATGAGCGCCGACGTCGCCGTCGAGACCCACGCCCTGCGCAAGACCTACCGCACGGTGCGGGGCCGCCGGGTGGCCGTGGCGGGGCTCGACCTGACCGTCCCCGCGGGCGGAGTCCACGGGTTCCTCGGTCCCAACGGGTCGGGCAAGACGACGACGATCCGGATGCTGCTCGGGCTCGTGCGCCCCGACTCGGGCAGCGCGCGCATCTTCGGCCACGAGGTCCCCCGCCAGCTCCCCGGGGTGGTGCACCGCGTCGGCGCGATCGTCGAGGCGCCCAAGCTCTTCCCGGCCTTCTCGGGGCGCCGCAACCTCACGCTGCTCGCGGACGGCATCGGCACGCCGCGCACGCGCGTCGGGGCGGTGCTCGAGGAGACCGGCCTGGCGGACCGGGCCGACGACCGCTACTCCAGCTACTCGCTCGGCATGAAGCAGCGCCTCGCGATCGCCGCGACGCTCCTCAAGTCGCCGGACCTGCTCATCTTCGACGAGCCGACCAACGGCCTCGACCCGGCCGGCATCCACGAGATCCGCCGCACGATGCGGCGCCTGGGCGACGAGGGCCGCACGGTCCTGGTGAGCAGCCACGTGCTCGCGGAGGTCGAGCAGGTCGCCGACACGGTCTCGATCATCGGGCGCGGCCGACTGCTCGCGAGCGGCAGCGTCGCCGACGTCATCGGCGACCGCACGGCGGAGGTGAGGGTGGGGGTGCGCGAACCGGACCGGGCCGCGGAGGCCCTGCGCGCCGCCGGCGCACAGGTGCGCCGCGAGGGTGACCACCTGCTGGTCGAGGGCGAGCCGGATCCCGCGCGCGTCACCTACCTCCTCGCGCAGCAAGGGCTGTGGGTCCACGAGCTGACCCCCGTGCGCGCGGGCCTGGAGACCGTCTTCCTGGAGCTGACCGCGAGCGAGACGCTCGGCGCCCCCACCCGGCGCACCACCGGCGGAGGTGCCCGATGAGGCTGTTCGCGGTCGAGGTCCGGCGCCTGCTCGCGCGCCGCATGCTGGTGGCGGTCGTCGGGGCCGGGCTGGCCACGGTGGTGCTGGTCGCCATCGGGGTCTTCTTCAGCTCCCGCCCGCTGTCCGCGGCCGACCTCGAGCAGGCCCAGCGCTCGTACGAGGCCGCGCTGGAGGAGTGGGAGCTCAACGGCGAGGAGATGATCGCCGACTGCGAGGAGGCCGAGGCCGCCGAGCGCGAGGCCACGGGGACGGACGTCGACTACGGCTGCGACCAGATGACCGCGCCGCAGGAGGAGTGGTTCGTGCCCCAGGCGCAGGACTTCGCCTCCGCCGCGCCCGGCGTGCTCGCGACGACGGCGCTCCTGCTCGCCTTCCTCGCCGTCCTGCTGGGCGTGACGGCGACCGCCGCCGAGCTCACGACCGGCGCGATGGGCACGTGGCTGACGTTCGTGCCCCGCCGGACCGCGGTGCTCGCCTCGAAGCTCGCGGCCGCCGGCACCGTCGCGCTGGTCGTCGTCACGGTGCTCGTCCTGCTCCTCGTCGGGGGCGTCTGGATCGCCCACGCGGCCAACGACGCCACCGGGACGGCCACCGCGGCCAGCTGGCGCGAGATCGGCGGGATCGCCCTGCGCCTGGTCCTGCTCGGCGGCGTCGCGGGCGTGCTCGGCGCCGCGCTGGGCGTGCTGCTGCGCCACACCGCCGCCGCGCTCGGCGTGCTCGCCGGCTGGGCGCTGGTCGTCGAGTCGCTCGTGAGCGGCCTGTGGCCCGACCTGCAGCCCTGGCTGCTGCGCACCAACGTCCTGGCATGGGTCCAGGACGGCACCACCTACTGGACCCAGGAGTGCACCGTGGGCGCCCAGGGGACCGTCTGCGAGGGCGTCGAGCACGCCGTCTCCCTCGGGCAGGGCGGCCTGTGGCTCCTCGTGGTGAGCGCCCTCCTCGTGGCGCTCACCGGCGCGGTGTTCCGCGTGCGCGACGTCACCTGACGTCGCGCACGCGGCCCGTCACTCGACGACGCCGTGGCCCGCGCTCACCGTGCTCCGCGCCACCCGCCGGGCCTCCCGCCGCGCGCTGCGGCGGGACGCCCGCTCCGCCGCGCGGCGGGCACGCAGGGACGACGTCGAGTACCTGGCGCGCAGCCGCCTGCCGCCCGGGACGGCGGCGTGCATGGCGCGCACCGCGGCGTCGACCTGGGCCCAGTAGGCCTCGACCTGCTGCGGCGTGGGGTCCCCGGGACCGAAGACCATCGCGTCCGCGCCCGCCGCGAGCCCCGCGACGGGCGCACCGACGCCCGCGGCGTGCCGGCCGTGCGCCGAGGCGGGCGGCCCGGGCCGGGCCGCGCGCTTCCTGGCCCTGCGGCCCGCCGGCGCCCCGGCCGCGAAGGCCTCGGCCAGGTGCACGGCGGTCTCGCGGCGGGTGGCGAGCGGCGGTGGCGGGACCCGCAGGTCCCGGGCCTCGTCCAGGACCTCCTCCCAGCCCCCGACGACGCGGTCGACGGGGACGCCCTCGGCGCGGCGCCGCCTGCGCCGTCGCCCCTTGGCCACGGCGATCACGACGAACGGGGCCAGGAGGAGCAGCAGCGGCCCCAGGACCGCGACGGCCAGCAGTGCGACGGCGCGCCAGGCCGCCGGCACCACCGGCGGGGTGGGCGGCGTGTCCGTCTGGGGCTGCTCGGTGTCGTCGTCGGGCGGCGTGACCGGGTCCTGCGGCGGTGGGGGCGGCTGCACGACCTGGGGCTGGGGCTCGGCCACCTCGTCGGGCGTGTCCTCGCGCGGCGTCTTCGACTCGTCCGGTGTCGGGTAGAACGGCACCCAGCCGTGGCCGGAGAACGAGATCTCGACCCAGGCGTGGATGTCGTCGCCGGTCAGGGTGATCTCCTCCGCGCCCTCCTGGTCCTCGTCCGGCAGGAAGCCGAGGACCACGCGTGCGGGCAGGCCCATCTCGCGAGCCATGAGCGCCATCGCGGACGCGTACTGCTCGCTGTCGCCGACGATGAGCTCGTCCGTGAGCAGGGTCGTGAGCCGGTTGGCGCCGTGCCCGGACAGCGACGGGTAGTCACCGGCCTCGGTGATGCCGTGGCTGAACCACCCCCGCTCGACGAGTCCCTGCTCGAGCGTGCGCGCGATGAGCACGGGCGAGGTCGCCGTCCCCGCGATGTCGCCCGCGAACAGCGGCACCGCCTCCGGGACCGCCTGCGGCTCGGGCAGGCGCACCGGGCTCACGGTCGCGGTGCCGATCTCGTCGTCGTCGGGCACCGGCGGCACGACGACCCGGGCGGTCCAGCGCGTGCCCTCGGGGACCCCGTCCGCCAGCACCGCCGTGCCCGTCGCGTCGTTGTAGCGCAGGTCGCCGGACAGCTCGAGCGCGTCGGACCCGGCGAAGTCGAAGCGCTGCGAGTAGCCGACGGTGGGCAGCCAGACCGACGGCAGGCGGTGCACCTCGACCTCGACCTCGACCTCCTCGCCGCGCACCGAGGTCTGGATCGTCTCGCCCACGCGGCGGAACTGGCCCGAGCCCTCCGCCGTCTCGGAGCCGGCCACGTTCCAGACCACGCCGTCGAAGGCGTCCATGGTCGCGAGCCGCACGGGCGTGCCCTCGGGCAGGCCCCGCACCGTGAGCAGGTCCGTGTCCTGCCACTCCTTGATGTACTGCCGGAAGCCCGAGAGCGGGCTGGCGTGGTCCTTGGGGTCGAAGGGCGGCACGAGCTCGTCGCGCAGCACGAAGCGTGCGCGGTCGGTGCCCAGGACGGGCCCGGCGACCGCGCCGCTCGTGGCCACGACCGCGGCCATGACGAGCAGGGAGACGACCCGGCGCGGGGCGAGCGTCCCGCGGCGCCAGGCGACCCAGGGGCCGAGCAGCGCGACGAGGACCAGCCCGGCGGCGACCGGCTGCACCGTCACCTTGGTGCCGAGCAGGACCGACAGGGCCAGGACGACCAGCGGCACGACGGCGGCCCACGCGCCACGGCGCGGCGAGGCACGGCGGGCCAGGCTCACGCCGAGCGCCGTGGCACCGAAGCCCAGCAGGTAGGGCGCCACGAGGAGGTTGCCGCTGCCGCCCAGGGACGGGTCGAGCGTGAGGACCTGCTTCCACACCGTCACGGCCCCGCTGAGCAGGAGCACGAGCGACCTCGGGGACGGCACGACGCCGAGCCACGCGGTCGTGGGCGCCGCGAGCGCCGCGCCGGCGAGCAGGTACGCCACGATCATGGCGCCGGCCGTGAGCATGGTGCCCCAGCGGCGGCGCGCGGCGAGCAGCGCGATGCCGCCGCCGAGCAGGACCCCTCCGACGACCGGCGGCAGCGCGGCGCGCAGGCCGTAGACGGGCACGAGCGGCAGCAGCGCGAGCGCGGTCGCCGCCATGAGCACGAGCGCGTCGACCAGCGCGCGCCGGCCCGAGGACTGCTGCTCCGGGTTCATCCGGCCACCACCCGGCGGAGCACGCGCGGCAGGTCGGCCAGGGACCCGAGCTGCGCGAGCGACAGCACGCCGTGCGTCGCCACCTCCACCTCGCCGCCCGCGGTGCACGACAGCACGAGGGTGCGGATGCCGACGGGGACCTGCCGGGCCGCGGCCCGCAGGTCGCTGCGGCCGGGCACGGAACCCGTCACCAGGATCGCGACGGACGCGTCTGCCGCCTCCCGCGCCACCCACTGCGCGAGACGGTCGGTGGGGCGGCCGTCGGCGGCGGCCTCGAGGCCCGCGCAGTCGTCGAGGAGCCGCGGCGGGTTCTCCGTGCGCAGCCTGCCCTCGCCGGCCAGGACCGTGAGGTCCCGCTCGTCGCGCAGCGCCTGGACGCCGATGGACGCGGCGGCCGCGACGGCGAGCTCGAACTCGTCGGCGCTCGCGTAGTCGTCCGTCGACGTCGACAGCGCGATCGCCGTGTGCGTGCGCCGCGTGTCCTCGAACTGGCGCACCATGAGCTCGCCGATGCGGGCCGACGTCTTCCAGTGGATGTGGCGGCGGTCGTCGCCCGGCACGTAGTCCCGCAGCGCGTGGAACGACATGTCGGAGTCGGACACGACGCGCGTCGCCTGGCCCTCGAGGTCGCGCAGCACGCCCGACGCGGCGCCCGCGAGCGAGACGAGCTCCGGGTGGACGTACAGGTCGACGGGGTCCGTCCAGCGCACGCGGCGCCGCAGGAGCCCGAGGGGGTCGCCGCGCACCGAGCGCACCGGACCGACCACGACCACGGCGCGGCGGGTCGTCGGGATCGCGAACACGTCCTCGTGCTCCCCGCCCGGGCCGAGGGACGGCAGGTGGAAGTCCGCGGAGCCCTTGCCCACCGGCAGCTCGATCTGGGCGGGCAGCAGGCGGCGACGGGACGTGTTGCGCACCACGAGGCGTCCGACGGCGCGCTGCCCGACGGTCACGCGGTTGTCCGAGAGGTCCAGGTCCACCTCGTACGTCGAGCGACCGAGGGTGAGCAGCACCGAGACCGCGACCGCACCGCCGAGCGCCGTGGCCACCACCGTGAGCTCGACCCAGCCCAGCCACCAGCCCCCGGCCCCCAGCACGACGGCGCACGCGAGCGCCGCCCAGCCCAGGGGGGAGACGGGGTGCAGGACGCGGGCGACGGCGCGCCCGGCGGCTCGGAGCAGGTTCACGTCAGACCCGCGCCGCCGGCGGTGCCGTCTCGGCGAGGACGCGGGCGACGACCTGCGTCGCGGTCACGCCCGAGAACTCGGCCTCGGTGTCGAGGATGATGCGGTGCGCCAGGACCGGGTCGACCAGGAGCTTGATGTCGTCCGGGATGATGTACCCCCGCCCCTGCGAGGCGGCCCAGACCTTGCCGCAGCGCACGAGCGCCAGGGCGCCACGCATGCTCGCGCCGAGCGACGTCTGCGCGTCGTCACGCGTGGCCTGCACCAGGCGCGCCACGTAGTCGAGCACCGCGGCGTCCGCGTGCACCGTGGACGCGAGCTGCGCCATCTCGGCGACGGCGTTCGTCGTGATCTTCGCGGTCAGGTGGGCGGTGCGGTCCCGCTCGGCCGAGCCGGCGAGGATCTGCACGGTCGAGTCGTGGTCCGGGTAGCCGAGCGACGTCTTCATGAGGAACCGGTCGAGCTGGGCCTCCGGCAGGCGGTAGGTCCCCGCCTGCTCGATGGGGTTCTGCGTCGCGATCACCATGAACGGCCGGCCGACCGGGTGGGAGACCTTGTCGACCGTGACCTTGGACTCCTCCATGACCTCCAGGAGCGCGGACTGCGTCTTGGGCGAGGCGCGGTTGATCTCGTCCGCGAGGACGACGGAGGCGAACACCGGACCCTGGTGGAACTCGAAGCGGTGGGTGTTCTGGTCGTAGATCGTCACGCCCGTGACGTCGGAGGGCAGCAGGTCCGGCGTGAACTGGATCCGGCTGTGCGTGCCCTGGACCGTCGCCGCGATCGCCTTGGCGAGGGAGGTCTTGCCGGTGCCGGGGGCGTCCTCCAGCAGGAGGTGCCCCTCGGCGAGCATGCAGGTCAGCGCGAGCCGGACCACCTGGTCCTTGCCCAGGAGCGCCTGTCCCACGTTCGCGACGAGCGCGTCGAAGGTCTCGGCGAACCAGGCGCTCTGCTCAGGGCTCATCGTCACGTGCGTGTCTCCTCGGGTGGTGCGGGGGTGGTCAGGGCGAGCGGGCGGGCGTCAGCCGCCGCCCTGGTCGGGGGGCGGCGGCGGTGCCGGGTCGACGTCCTTCTCCATGAACAGCACGCCGGGGCTGGAGCCGCGGCCGTTGCTGGCGCGGACCTCCACCTCGATCCGGCCGCCGCGGTCGCGGATCTGCCCGGGCAGGTTCAGCGGACCGAAGGTGGTCCCCGCACCCGCGTCGGTCCACCCGCTCCAGCCGTCGCCCAGGCCGTCACCCCAGTTGATGCCGCTGCCGACGAGACGGTTCCAGCCGGCGCGGTAGCGGTACTGGTAGGTGACGGGGAGCCCGCCGGTGGCGCTGGGCGGCTGCCACGAGACGGTCAGGGTCGTCGGGTCGGCGGGAACGGAGATGGCTCCCCCGCGCGGCTCGGACGGTGCCGTGGTCGGCGTCACGGCCGGGAAGGCCACCCACTCGCCGACAGCGTCGCGGTTGTTCACCGCGCGGATCCGGTAGCTGCTGTACGTCTGACCGCCGGTGCGGTTCGTGACGGTGGCCGACCGCTCACCCGGGCCGAACG is a genomic window containing:
- a CDS encoding ABC transporter permease subunit translates to MRLFAVEVRRLLARRMLVAVVGAGLATVVLVAIGVFFSSRPLSAADLEQAQRSYEAALEEWELNGEEMIADCEEAEAAEREATGTDVDYGCDQMTAPQEEWFVPQAQDFASAAPGVLATTALLLAFLAVLLGVTATAAELTTGAMGTWLTFVPRRTAVLASKLAAAGTVALVVVTVLVLLLVGGVWIAHAANDATGTATAASWREIGGIALRLVLLGGVAGVLGAALGVLLRHTAAALGVLAGWALVVESLVSGLWPDLQPWLLRTNVLAWVQDGTTYWTQECTVGAQGTVCEGVEHAVSLGQGGLWLLVVSALLVALTGAVFRVRDVT
- a CDS encoding ABC transporter ATP-binding protein codes for the protein MSADVAVETHALRKTYRTVRGRRVAVAGLDLTVPAGGVHGFLGPNGSGKTTTIRMLLGLVRPDSGSARIFGHEVPRQLPGVVHRVGAIVEAPKLFPAFSGRRNLTLLADGIGTPRTRVGAVLEETGLADRADDRYSSYSLGMKQRLAIAATLLKSPDLLIFDEPTNGLDPAGIHEIRRTMRRLGDEGRTVLVSSHVLAEVEQVADTVSIIGRGRLLASGSVADVIGDRTAEVRVGVREPDRAAEALRAAGAQVRREGDHLLVEGEPDPARVTYLLAQQGLWVHELTPVRAGLETVFLELTASETLGAPTRRTTGGGAR
- a CDS encoding MoxR family ATPase — its product is MSPEQSAWFAETFDALVANVGQALLGKDQVVRLALTCMLAEGHLLLEDAPGTGKTSLAKAIAATVQGTHSRIQFTPDLLPSDVTGVTIYDQNTHRFEFHQGPVFASVVLADEINRASPKTQSALLEVMEESKVTVDKVSHPVGRPFMVIATQNPIEQAGTYRLPEAQLDRFLMKTSLGYPDHDSTVQILAGSAERDRTAHLTAKITTNAVAEMAQLASTVHADAAVLDYVARLVQATRDDAQTSLGASMRGALALVRCGKVWAASQGRGYIIPDDIKLLVDPVLAHRIILDTEAEFSGVTATQVVARVLAETAPPAARV
- a CDS encoding DUF58 domain-containing protein; the protein is MNLLRAAGRAVARVLHPVSPLGWAALACAVVLGAGGWWLGWVELTVVATALGGAVAVSVLLTLGRSTYEVDLDLSDNRVTVGQRAVGRLVVRNTSRRRLLPAQIELPVGKGSADFHLPSLGPGGEHEDVFAIPTTRRAVVVVGPVRSVRGDPLGLLRRRVRWTDPVDLYVHPELVSLAGAASGVLRDLEGQATRVVSDSDMSFHALRDYVPGDDRRHIHWKTSARIGELMVRQFEDTRRTHTAIALSTSTDDYASADEFELAVAAAASIGVQALRDERDLTVLAGEGRLRTENPPRLLDDCAGLEAAADGRPTDRLAQWVAREAADASVAILVTGSVPGRSDLRAAARQVPVGIRTLVLSCTAGGEVEVATHGVLSLAQLGSLADLPRVLRRVVAG
- a CDS encoding transglutaminase-like domain-containing protein — encoded protein: MNPEQQSSGRRALVDALVLMAATALALLPLVPVYGLRAALPPVVGGVLLGGGIALLAARRRWGTMLTAGAMIVAYLLAGAALAAPTTAWLGVVPSPRSLVLLLSGAVTVWKQVLTLDPSLGGSGNLLVAPYLLGFGATALGVSLARRASPRRGAWAAVVPLVVLALSVLLGTKVTVQPVAAGLVLVALLGPWVAWRRGTLAPRRVVSLLVMAAVVATSGAVAGPVLGTDRARFVLRDELVPPFDPKDHASPLSGFRQYIKEWQDTDLLTVRGLPEGTPVRLATMDAFDGVVWNVAGSETAEGSGQFRRVGETIQTSVRGEEVEVEVEVHRLPSVWLPTVGYSQRFDFAGSDALELSGDLRYNDATGTAVLADGVPEGTRWTARVVVPPVPDDDEIGTATVSPVRLPEPQAVPEAVPLFAGDIAGTATSPVLIARTLEQGLVERGWFSHGITEAGDYPSLSGHGANRLTTLLTDELIVGDSEQYASAMALMAREMGLPARVVLGFLPDEDQEGAEEITLTGDDIHAWVEISFSGHGWVPFYPTPDESKTPREDTPDEVAEPQPQVVQPPPPPQDPVTPPDDDTEQPQTDTPPTPPVVPAAWRAVALLAVAVLGPLLLLLAPFVVIAVAKGRRRRRRRAEGVPVDRVVGGWEEVLDEARDLRVPPPPLATRRETAVHLAEAFAAGAPAGRRARKRAARPGPPASAHGRHAAGVGAPVAGLAAGADAMVFGPGDPTPQQVEAYWAQVDAAVRAMHAAVPGGRRLRARYSTSSLRARRAAERASRRSARREARRVARSTVSAGHGVVE